A region of Cardinium endosymbiont of Sogatella furcifera DNA encodes the following proteins:
- the htpG gene encoding molecular chaperone HtpG translates to MNEKGTISVHTEHIFPIIKKFLYSDQDIFLRELVANGVDAVQKLKKLAAMGLYEGVTDTLQVEVLLDASAKTLTIKDHGLGMTADEIKQYINQIAFSGAAAFVEKYKEQVDQHQLIGFFGLGFYSAFMVAKKVEIVTKSYQPAAQAAHWSCDGTTHFEIHPTEKNEVGTEVILHLSEEAEEFLKPERIHAILDKHCRFLPVEIVFDKKVINNTMPLWIKRPADLQPEDYLKFYKELYPFAEDPLFWIHLSIDYPFTLTGILYFPKAANYFEQKETIQLYARQVFITNDVKEVIPDFLRLLHGIIDSPDIPLNVSRSALQADSNVKKINTYIAKKVAEKLETLFEQDRKAYEAKWNDIALFIKYGMITDAKFDERIRDVVLLQNTAGHYYTIAEYKDTIAKNQTDKHGNLIVLYTTDPKKQATYLQAAQQKGYDVLVLNSQIDTNFINFAEYKLDKVKFKGVDTDTIGNLIEKEEAIAHILTEEERERLKSIYETIIGAEQTTWNVAAMLPEELPVAFITSEHLKRMTQFAQGNEAKQQAFRSMHVAINGNHPLAKKILATTDQAVQKPLVEQAYHLALLAQGLLEGEPLAAFIKRYTDGLLDA, encoded by the coding sequence ATGAACGAAAAAGGAACCATATCCGTGCATACGGAACATATTTTCCCGATTATTAAAAAATTTCTTTATTCCGATCAGGACATTTTTTTAAGAGAATTAGTGGCCAATGGAGTCGATGCGGTTCAAAAGCTTAAGAAGTTAGCTGCTATGGGCCTTTATGAAGGCGTCACGGATACGTTACAGGTAGAGGTGCTGTTGGACGCATCAGCCAAGACACTCACCATTAAAGACCATGGATTGGGCATGACGGCTGATGAAATTAAACAATATATCAACCAAATTGCTTTTTCTGGTGCTGCTGCATTTGTAGAAAAATATAAAGAACAAGTAGATCAACATCAACTCATTGGCTTTTTTGGGTTGGGCTTTTATTCCGCTTTTATGGTAGCTAAAAAAGTTGAGATTGTTACGAAATCTTATCAACCAGCTGCTCAAGCCGCCCATTGGAGTTGTGATGGTACTACGCATTTCGAAATACATCCTACTGAAAAAAACGAAGTAGGCACAGAGGTTATTTTGCATCTTTCGGAAGAGGCTGAAGAATTTTTGAAACCAGAGCGCATTCATGCCATCTTAGATAAACATTGTCGCTTTTTACCGGTAGAAATCGTATTTGATAAAAAGGTGATCAATAACACCATGCCACTATGGATCAAACGGCCGGCAGATTTACAACCCGAAGACTACCTTAAATTTTATAAAGAGCTTTATCCTTTTGCAGAAGATCCACTTTTTTGGATTCATCTAAGTATTGACTATCCATTTACATTAACAGGCATACTCTATTTCCCTAAAGCGGCCAATTACTTTGAGCAAAAAGAGACCATTCAACTCTATGCAAGGCAGGTGTTTATTACCAATGATGTGAAAGAAGTGATCCCAGACTTTTTACGTTTGTTACATGGTATTATTGATTCACCGGATATACCGCTTAATGTATCTAGAAGCGCTTTACAAGCAGATAGTAATGTAAAAAAAATCAATACCTATATTGCTAAAAAGGTAGCAGAAAAGCTAGAAACACTGTTCGAGCAAGATCGTAAAGCGTACGAAGCCAAATGGAATGATATTGCGCTTTTTATCAAGTATGGGATGATAACCGATGCTAAGTTTGATGAACGGATCAGGGACGTTGTACTTTTGCAAAACACAGCTGGCCACTATTATACCATAGCTGAGTACAAAGATACAATCGCTAAAAATCAAACTGATAAACATGGTAATTTGATTGTACTTTATACCACAGATCCTAAAAAACAGGCTACCTATTTACAAGCAGCACAACAAAAAGGATATGATGTATTGGTATTGAATAGCCAGATTGATACGAACTTTATTAATTTTGCTGAATATAAATTGGATAAGGTTAAATTCAAAGGCGTTGATACCGATACCATTGGTAATTTAATTGAAAAAGAAGAAGCAATTGCACATATCCTTACAGAAGAAGAAAGAGAAAGATTAAAATCTATTTACGAAACCATTATTGGCGCTGAGCAAACTACTTGGAATGTAGCTGCTATGTTACCAGAAGAGTTGCCTGTGGCTTTTATCACTTCTGAGCATTTGAAGCGTATGACACAATTTGCACAAGGCAATGAGGCCAAACAACAAGCTTTCCGCTCCATGCATGTAGCCATTAACGGGAATCATCCTTTGGCAAAGAAAATCCTTGCTACTACTGATCAAGCGGTACAAAAACCATTGGTGGAACAGGCTTATCACTTGGCTCTACTGGCACAAGGTCTTTTAGAAGGAGAACCGTTGGCTGCATTTATAAAACGTTATACAGATGGCTTATTAGATGCATAA